TAATTTAACTCTGAAAACGAAGAacccctccaaaataaaaataaaccttccCTCTAAGAAAGGTTGAGCAGATGAACTGGTCTGAACATCACCAAGATGAAATCTAACCAAACCAGATTTAGAAATGATTATTTCCAAGTATCCTAAAACAACACTTTCTTGCCCTCCCTGTAAGGAGCGgtcttcctcccctgcctcctgccctggcAGCTGATCCGTGAGGACTTTGAACAGCCTGGATCATCAGCACAAGCCCTTCCCAAGGAAACACCTCAAGATGTTCTTCTAAGCCTTAAGAGGCCAAATTCACTCACAGCAATGAAAtcaaattttcatataaatagacAAACCGTATgtcatttagagaaaaaaaaaaaaaagaaaaagccacacaATGGCCAgccaagaaaaacaacaaagaaaacttaGATTTTTTCTAATGCCATAGTCCAAGCCTAACAAATTCAACTATTTATGTCTTTAGAAAAATGCCAACATTTTCAATTTCCTAAAATGCAGAGCAAACGCTTTTATACGGTTAGACCTTGAATCTTGTTTAAGGGTGGTATTCACTCTGTGATTTGAGTCTTGGCTTTTCTGACCTTCTCCCAGGCAGAGGGCAACCGGACGGTGAGAGGAAATACAACATAAATGATAGAGAAGAAtgatttattcttaatttaatgCAGTATTATCTATTAATAAATTAAGTGTGCTGGCTTCTCACCGCTGCAGACAGCTTACTAAAGGTCAAAAGGTCatccccccccatccccaggatGGTTTCAATGGACTTTGTTTTTGAAAGGCCTAGGAGTGTCTCCAACTCAAACCTGAATAAAAATCACCTGAGGGGCTTGTCATGATGATTATTTTTGAGTCCTTCTCTAGACCCACCAATTTAAATTTCTGGGAATGGGGCCTGGGAGCCACATTTTGCACAAATTCCCTAGGAAAGTTTGATCTAGGGGAAAGTTAGGAAAACTCTTTGAGAAACACTAAGTCGAAAAGAATAAGACTGGAGGACTttgggctggggaagcaggcaagctgagacagagagaaaggagccagGATTTGGAAGGCTCCGGCCCCTTTAGGGAGCTCCGTCTTTATCTCCTGGGCAGGCAGGGACCACCGCAGGGTTTTAAGCAGGGTTGGGTCAAGATCAGTTCTGCATTTAActtgcctcattcttttttttttttgtcagagagagagagcgcgagcacaggcaggcagaggcagagggagaagcaggctccccgccgagcaaggagcccgacgtgggactcgattccaggacaccaggatcgtgacctgagccgaaggcagccgctcaaccaactgagccacccaggcgccccaacttgcCTCATTCTTTAACCTTCAGCTCACAGCTCCTGGGCCATCCTcgcctctcctgctccctcagtCTTAGGCCCAGAGACCTTCCTGCTCCTCTGGGCTCCTTCGAGCCGGTGCAGACTCCGAACTCACCACTGACCACCCTGTATTGACTCGGTCCCTTCGCCTACAGAATTGCTCTAGTCCCCTCTATACCAGTAAGCTTCTGCAGGCAAGGAACCGACTTgtgcacagggcctggcatacaGCAGGTGTCCTATAAATGTTGTCATCAAGCCGATTATCGTGTTTCGTTTACAACCATATGGCCATCTGAGGGTCCTGGTAGAGAACAGCCTCACCCCCCATGCCCTGCTCACAAGGTCCCCAATGTTTCATTTCTAGCTGAGAAACTgggccctattttttttttttaattttacttaactatttgacagagagagagaaatcacaagtaggcaggggtggggggggggcaggctccccactgagccgagagagcaacgcagggctccatcccagaaccctgagatcatgacctgagcggaaggcagaggcttagctcactgagccacccaggcgccctgaaaccAGGCCCTATTTCTAAACCTCTCATTTATCAGGGGATAGTACTCTTAGAGGGGTTGACTGAAACATCAGATTCCTAAAGTTCTCATCTTCTTGTCACGAAGTTAACTGGTTCCTATTTTTATGTTCCAAAAAGAACTAAAGCCCTGGCAGCTCTCCCAGGTCCTCAAAGGAGAGGAGGCCCAGGAAGACTGACGAGCCATGATTGCAGCAGGCAAGCACGTGCTGACCAGACTCTTTTAAGTCTTAAAAGCAAAACACCTGGATTCTGTTCCggccaccccacccacccccaccgccccccaacccccatgccCAAGGTCCGGCACCTGTTTCAATCTCTGGCTGAGCTTTCCACTCCGGGTCACGGGTCAGACCCAAACCTAAGCAGTCCGCCATgagaattttaaattctgtaaaaCTTTGTTTCCAGGCAAGAACGTGCTATGAACCAGGAATTACAGACCTCAGCCCTGTGAGAGCTCCCTCAGGAGGCCCCCTGGCATTCTCAGAGAATTAAAATGGGACAtcaagtgtggggggggggcggggagggggacgACCAGGAACCCTGGGCCCACGATGGCTCCTGGCGGGGTCCCCGCGGCCTGGAGGGCCGGTGCGCCCCGCTCCTTCCCGCGCGTCCCGCCTGCGCGCTCCGGCCTCGTGCGGCTCCGCTGGCTGCCCGGCTCCTGCGGCCTCCTCCTCGTCCCCAGGCCGGCTCTGCGCTCTCAGAACCCTTGGTCTGGAGGCGTCCTGGGGGCGCGTTCATCTTGAGGCCTGGGGAAGCCTCCGCGAGCGCAGCGTGGGGGGCTCCCGTGATGAGGGGCCCCAGCGTGGCCTTCCCTCGGCCAGCACGGAGAGGCCGGTCCCCGGGGCGCCGCGGGGCCCGGGGCTGCGACCAGCCCTCGGAGGCCAGGCGGCCCCGCCGGCGGAGCCGCGGCCGAGCCGAGGGGAGGGGAGCGGAAGGGAGGGGCGGCGGGCCGCACACCTGGGCCGCCCTCGGGgccggcgggggggcggggcggccccCAGGCCCGCGCGGCCCTGCAGCTGCCCCACGCGCCTCCCGCCCCGGGTGGGCCTCGCCCTGGCGGCGCGCCGAGGGGCGCGCGCTCGGGCTCCCCAGGGCCCGGGAGGCCCCTGCACACCTGCCCGCCGGCGAGGCTTCATTAGGCCGCGCCAGGGCCGCCCGGCGGGTCTCGGCGGCGCGAGTCCGGGCCATGGAAGCCACCCAGGAGGCCTGCCCGGAGCCGCGGGGTGAGCGTGGGGCGGCCTCTGGCCACGCGGCCCGAGTCGGCTGGCTTCGGGGTTGGGGTGGGCTGAGGGGCTGTGGGGGCCGGGGGATGCGTCCTGGCGGCTCCCACCTCTCCGCACGCCGGGCCCGGAGCCCTCGGACCCGTCTGGTCTGCGCTCCGGCCCCCGCGCCCTTTCCTCTCAAGGCCGAGCGCTCTGACGCGTCGCATGCATTGAGCACGTACTATGTGCCGGTTTCTCTAAGCTGAAGCTCGCCTCAAGTGCTGGCAACCCAATGTGTCCCCCACTGTCCTTCCTTATACACCAGCCAGCCTGTCCTTGTCCCTTCTCTTACGCAGTGAAGCCCCTACCTGCGGCAGAGTAAGATGCAGTCTTAGGAGCCGCAGCCTCCCGATCTCTCTCCCAGGACACTCCCAGCCTCACCATTTGTCCCTTAGAAATGCCTGAACAGATTCCTGTCCCTTGACTCACATTCCTGGGGGAGGTTTTGGGGGAAGAACGCAGGCAGCTCCCAGAAAGTAAGTACCCCCAGATTAGGACCGCTCTCCCCTGGTCTGTGTATGCGAGCTCAGGCCCCCTCGTGGGTGCCTATGTTAGTTCACATCTTGCAAAGCAGAGGATTAGCTCATTGCATGATCTTTGCAACAGCCGAGTGAGAACGGTAAGCCTAGCATTACTGCCCTCCTTGGCGAGTGGACGCACGAAAGCTGGGGAGGCCAAACAGGACAGAGCAGGAAGCAGCACATCCTCGAAGTCCAggctcttccttctccctgctgctAAGCTCTGTGGGTGCTGTTCCCCACAGGCCAGGACAGTGGAGGCGAGCCCCCCGCTGCTGCGCCAGAGGAGGAGCTGCTGCCGAGGGCAGCCCCCCACAGCCGGAATGCCCCAAGTGAGGAACTGCCCCGGTCCCTCCCGGCCGCTGGGGAGAAGCTGCCATCAGAGGCCCCTGGAGAACCAGCTGGGGCAGATACGGGGAGGGTGAGCCGGCCATCTGGCTCCAGAACTCTCCACAAAGACACAGTTATGGACTCACCGAGACCTGGGCCTCCCGGGGAAGGCGGTTCCTGCCCAGTGAGAGAGGCAAAGCCAGGGAAGAGGTCCTACTCTCCAGCCTGCAGCCAGCAGAAAACGCTCAGTGTTGGGGGGCtggcctctgcctcttctccGAGCGTCATTAACTCCACCCGTGCTGCACACAACCTAGTGCCTTGCGGGTCAGGCCCGGGGCCCTGCCATCTGGCCAACCTCCTCAGCACATTGGCTCAGAACAGCCAAAACACAGATCAGAAGAGGACCCCAGAAGTGACCTGCCAAGTTCGGAAAAAGACTCGGACCCTATACCGCTCAGGTAAGTCTGGAAGGTGAGAGGCCGTCAGTGGGTTGCTTCATCAGAAAGTGAAATTGGGACGAGGCTAGAAGGAGCCAGAAAGTAAACACCTCACAGTCCCCTGCCACAaagcccaggagagagagaaggcaccaGCCTAATGGGGAACTTAGTTGCAAGGCCCTGGGAAGATCCTTGGGTTGGGGACCGTGGTCTCGTCAGGAAGTCATCTGTCTTTCTCATCTGCTGCCACATCACGGTCCTCatgcatgtttctttttcttccagacCAGCTGGAAGAGCTAGAAAGGATCTTCCAAGAAGACCACTACCCAGATGGCGATAAGCGCCGGGAGATTGCCCAGACAGTGGGGGTCACCCCCCAACGCATCATGGTAATGGGGGTTGGCCAACGGGTCTCCATGTGGGGGAGAAACGACCAACTGGAACTCTTGGGGAGCACCGCAAGTGCCCAGCAGCTCCCTTTAGGGGCTGAGGTTAGGTCTTAGATCTGGCTGTGTTTCTGCCCATTTCCATGTTGTTACCGCCTCAGATTAGAAGAGGAAAATCCCTCAGAGCTATCTAGGTGAACCTTTTCCTAAAACCACTCGCAGAGAAAGTCAGTGAGTGTAGAGTGACCTCCTAAAGTCAGGCAGCTCGTCATGCAACACTCAGAGCCTGAGTCTCGGTCTCTTCCAAGTTTCTGGAACTCTACAAGGGTCTCTGCCCTACAGGTGTGGTTCCAGAATCGCCGGGCGAAGTGGCGAAAAGTGGAGAAGCTGAACGGAAAGGAGAACACGGACAGTCCCGCGGGCCCTCCCCTTAGCCCTGCCGGCAGGCAGCGCAGGTAGGAGTTCTCCTCGTCCCAGATCTCTTCCTCATAGGTAGCAagtgggctctgagctgggctccTGGGGTCTAGAGGGAGAGAGTGTTGGAGAGTTGGCCATGAAGCTGGAGTTCTTGGCCGATATTTAGAGACACTTTGGATGGAGGGGGTCGGGAAGGTGCCAGTGTCTTGCAGGAAGTCAGTGTTTGGGACTCTGGGGTCCCTTTCCCTGCGCTGAAGCCCTGGTCTAACTCTAGGGACACTAGGGCTACGGttttcactctgcctgcctctagcACTGCAGCCGAGCTGCCACCTGCTGTGCCCCTGGCCCCAGAGCCTGGTACCTTCGCTCAGGAGCCCCCTCTGGATACTCTCACAGGTAAGCTGACCACCTTCTGAGGGTTATATGGGGGGGAAGTGGCAGCTGGAAAGACAGAGTTCTTTCTAGATAGATGGGGAAGTGGGCCAGTGCTCTAGAGAGCACAGTGGGGCCTAGTCAGGGGGACGTAGGCATGGCCCCTTTTAACCATCCATAATTCCAAATCTGCATCCCCGCTTTCTTACCCTTGTAACCCCTCTTTGGCTTTGGTTCCTAGAGCCGCCCATGCTGCTGACCTCTGACCAGACTCTGGCCCCAGCCCAACAGAGTGAGAACATGCAAAGGGCCGCCATGACCCCCCCACTCTTCAGCCCCCCACCTGTCCGAAGAGTCAACCTTCCCTTTCCCCTGGGCCCCGTCCCTACCTCCCAAATGATGCCTTTGCTTCTGGATACTCCTGGCAGTGACAACAGCCACAAAGATGGCCCCTGCGGGTCGTGGGGGACAAGGTATGGAGGCGGCTGGGGGTGGTCCCTGCGTTCTCTTGGGCAGGTgtagaaggaggaaagagatcTCGGTGGGGATGGTTAGCTGAGAGGGGGAGTCCTAATTGTGATGAGATTAAAAGCATACGGTGGAAAGATCTAGACTCTCCCAGCAAGGAGGTATGAGAAGCCGGGAActggagaaagcagaggaagtggcAAGTCTAGGGTCATGGACATGTGGACGGACTCAACTACTGTGCGGCCACAGTGAGGAAGCCACCCCTGAGCCTCTCAAAACCCTCCTTCGTCCCCCCCAGTGTCACGCCACCATCCCTCTGTTCGTACTTGGAGGAGCTGGAGCCCCAGGAGTACCAGCAGAGCCCCCCGCCAGGACCGCCCCTGTTCCCCCAGGCCGCGCAGCCCCAGCTTTACCAGCAGCCTCAACCCCAGTACTCCTACCTgcaccccttccccttccccacgcCCCCCTCCCTGATCCCTCCGCTGCCGGACGACTCCCTCTTCTCGTCGCCTTATGGCCCCAGTGCGGGTCCCTCTCAGGGCTACTTCCTGGGCCCCCCGCCAGGGCCGATGGCGCTGCAGCCCCCTGCGGGGAACGTGGGTGAGTCGGGGCTGGAAGAGAAGGGCCCCTCGGGACTGCGGGAGGTGAGAAGGGACAGGGAGCCTCGCTGGCCGAGGGCGGGCTGAGGCAGGGCGAGGCCACCAGCGAATCCCCTCTCCGCGCCCCTGCTTGGCTTTCCGGAGCTTTCCGGgcgtcggggggggggggggggcggcacgGGGGGGCCTGAAGCCTGACGCCCCGCGCGGCCGTTCCCAGCTCTGCCCAGTCTCCGTCTCTGATCTGAAATGGGAATCGTGTTCCTCTGCCGGGGAGGGACTTGCTAGGGTGAGAAACCGGAGGGGGGAACACGGCGTGGGGGGAAGGTAGGGAGTACAGGTCAGCGGAGGAGCATCCGGCCGCCCCCGCACCCCGACCTCTGGAATCCGGACTCCGCAATCGTAGTAAGACCCAGTTCCCGCAGAAGGGGAGGAGAGCGCTGCGCAGGCCCGGCCGGGAGGCCGTCCGcatgcgggggcgggggcgcccgCCCGGCCCCCAGGCCACTCTGGGTCCACGTTACCGAACCGCAGAAGCCGGAGCCCGTCCGTGGGGGCTCCGGTGTCCGCACCTCGTCTACACGGGCGCGGGGCTCCTCCGCTGCGttccgggggaggggcagggcgtCTGTCCCCGAGGACGTGGAAGGGCGGTGGGCGCCCGTCACCCTGTCTGACCTTTCTGCCCTCCGACCCCGCAGGCACAGCCCCTTGGAACGACCCTTGCTTGCCAGAACTGCCTTTCCCGGGGCCCGTCTGCCCGCAAGCCGTGGGGCCCCCGCCGGCAGGCGAGGGCTTCGTCCCGGAGCTGCCCCCCGCGCCCTGCGCTCCGGCCGGGAGACCTTCTCCGGGTGGCGGCGCGCGGCCGGACGCGGCCGGACCCGGACCCCGACCCGGACCCCGACCCGGACCGGCGCCCTTCCTCGGCAAGACCCGAGAGGAGCCGCCTGCCACCGCCGGGGAGGAGCCCCTAGCGCGGCGGGAGGAGCGAGGGGAAGACCAGGACCGCTGCGGCCCCTAGTCGCGGGCGGCGGAGTGGAAGGGGGGGGCGGGAGGCGGCGGGTGCCGCGGCGGAGCCGGCGGTGCCGGGAAGGACCGCGGACTCTGGGGACGGCTGGAGGTCGGACATCCCCCCTCTCTGGGCCCACCTCGCCGGCCGCACCCTCCCCTCCGCACCCCTGTGCGGCAGCCTCGAGCCAGAGGAGGGTGCGCGTGACTTCCCAACGCCCTGCATGGTGACGTGCCTTCCTCGCCCGGCGTCTGTTGTGGGCAGTAAACTAGTTTACTCTTGGGTCCCCGTCCGTGATTGTGTGTCTCCCCGCTCACTGATTAAAAGCTGCATTTCTTTCACCGCCTTCCCCTCAGCTGACGGGTCGGTGGCCGGCTACCATCCGAGCTGTCCAGGCCGGGTCTCCTTTGGGCGTGATCCCGTGGAACCTGCCGTCTTCCCTGGGCGCATCTCTCCTGCTGGAGGAGAAATTGGGCGTTTTAGGAATAGGATTACAGGAGACAGTCAAGGATATTTTAGGTCAAGCCTCTAGCATTGCGAACCATAACTTATTTTTCCAAAGCTCTTTTCTGGGGAGAGACCTAGGAATGAGGGGCGGGAGCACCAAGGAGAGGATGTTCCTACCTGTGTGTGTAGCGCCGCATCTAATGGCCCCGCAGTGCCCAAATCACTAGGATCTGAGGGCTTTCGATTCAAGCCACATCGCTGCATTTGGTGAGGGTGTATGTGTGTACCCTTCTGGACCTCCAAACACTATGATTATTGGAAAATACACTTTTTCTCCCCAAAACGTGTATTAAGTAGTTATATTTGTCATAATAGTTCTAGAGTCATGACTCCTAAGAACTAAAAATTTCggcaaaatatttggaaatggagaagaaagttCTTGGTTGCACAagaacatgtatgtgtgtgtctctgtagGGTTCCCTGGACCGGTGGTACTGAGTAGCTCAGCTCTGCCATTCTAGCCGACGTCTCTCTGTGCCGCTCGAGGGTTGGAGCAGCCCGGCTTCAACAGCCTTAATTTAGGGATTAGAATGTGTACGTTGAAATGTGAAAGGACTTAGGTTATGATTCATATCTGGGTCCTTTAAAGTATATGTTTCACAAATCTTTTGTTTTTGCACTCTGTCCCACGAGGCCCACGGCATGAGCAGCCTAAGAGCAGCCATAAGGGGGACGGAAGGAAGGCTCTCCCTGTTCCATCCCGTGCTACTGACCTACTCTTTCCAGCAGCCACCACAATGCTTTCAGAGCCCCGTGAGCCCGGTGGGGAGGCTGGGTATTTTCCCTGCCAGCTCTTTATTGGTTCAGGCTCCTGCCCC
Above is a genomic segment from Mustela nigripes isolate SB6536 chromosome 4, MUSNIG.SB6536, whole genome shotgun sequence containing:
- the NOBOX gene encoding homeobox protein NOBOX, giving the protein MEATQEACPEPRGERGAASGHAARVGWLRGWGGLRGCGGRGMRPGGSHLSARRARSPRTRLVCAPAPAPFPLKAERSDASHALSQDSGGEPPAAAPEEELLPRAAPHSRNAPSEELPRSLPAAGEKLPSEAPGEPAGADTGRVSRPSGSRTLHKDTVMDSPRPGPPGEGGSCPVREAKPGKRSYSPACSQQKTLSVGGLASASSPSVINSTRAAHNLVPCGSGPGPCHLANLLSTLAQNSQNTDQKRTPEVTCQVRKKTRTLYRSDQLEELERIFQEDHYPDGDKRREIAQTVGVTPQRIMVWFQNRRAKWRKVEKLNGKENTDSPAGPPLSPAGRQRSTAAELPPAVPLAPEPGTFAQEPPLDTLTEPPMLLTSDQTLAPAQQSENMQRAAMTPPLFSPPPVRRVNLPFPLGPVPTSQMMPLLLDTPGSDNSHKDGPCGSWGTSVTPPSLCSYLEELEPQEYQQSPPPGPPLFPQAAQPQLYQQPQPQYSYLHPFPFPTPPSLIPPLPDDSLFSSPYGPSAGPSQGYFLGPPPGPMALQPPAGNVGTAPWNDPCLPELPFPGPVCPQAVGPPPAGEGFVPELPPAPCAPAGRPSPGGGARPDAAGPGPRPGPRPGPAPFLGKTREEPPATAGEEPLARREERGEDQDRCGP